The genomic interval GTTCGCTGATATGGCCAAATAAAGTTGCCGGCAACGCGTTGACCTGCTGAGCTGCGGCATTTGAAGATTCGCACACGCGTGGACCGCCAACGAGCGAGCGATCCCAAGTCCAGCCCAACGTTTCAGGGACAAATAGCGTTGGCGGAGAAACCGTGGTTGCCGGGGACACATGCGTCTCGACTTTCTCGGGCAAATTCCAGCCATAGACCTCAGCGCGACCATCGGACGCTGCCACACCGTGATCGACTATCGGTCCCGTGGTGACGTTGATCGCATAAACAAAGCTGCTGGAGCCGGCCAGTGCGATCGTGCTGTTCGGCGTCTCCGGAAATGCAAAGATGCGAATCACCAGCTCGGTGTCTTGTCCTACGTGATGGACGATCAAAGGATCCAGGCCGCAGTCGTCATCTGATTGTGCAAGCACGTTTCCATCTAAATCGACGATCTGCAAAACGGCATCCATTGGCGACGCCAGGATCTCATTTGCAACCGCAGCGACGACTAATGTCTGGCCGTCGGTCACCTTGATTCGATACGAATCAACATCACCGTTCTTGGCCAATCGGCCGGCGACAACGGTGGGCAGGTCGAGCGATCCAGCGTTGCCGATCTCGTTGTTCGGTTCGGACTCGACGGTCACGGCGGCGGATGTCATCAAGACAGGCGTCCATGCCGAGATGGCGTTCTGGCTGTTGACGCGAATCCACGCGACTCCGGGGGCTGCGTTGGCGTCCGTTGTGAAAGTCAACGTGTTCTTTTCGTCGGGCGAGGCTGTGATGCGAACTTCAGCGCGATCGCATTCAAAATCCATCGGCCACGCGCTGAGATCACCTTCGGCGACCAACTTGGAATCGCTGCCTAGCGTGACCACGGGCGGAAAAAAACGCTCCAGTTTGACTTCACCGGCAACGACCGACGAAAGGCAGACGCACAGCGAGATCAAACAGTTCAGTGGAGAAATGGGTGAGCCGAGCACTATGCCATCAACTCCATGATCGGCGTGGCGTCGCTGACCAAGTGAACCGGTCTGCCTTCGGGCGTGTGCATCGTCTGTCCGGGATCGATTCCCAATTTGCGATAAATGGTTGAGACAAAGTTCTCCGGTGATAAAACGCGTTCAACCGCGCTGTAGCCTTGTTTGTCGGTCGCGCCGACAATTTGTCCACCGCGAACACCACCGCCGGCGAACATCACGCTCATCGCATTGGACCAATGATCGCGGCCACCTCGCTCGTTGATCTTTGGCGTGCGGCCGAACTCGCCCAAGACGACGACCAAAGTTCGTTCCAGCATCCCAGTTTGCTTGAGATCCGCGATCAACGCCGCCACGGTGGCTTCGAACGGCGGCAGCTTCTTTTCCAGCTCCTCGAAAATCGACACGTGATGGTCCCAACCGCCATGATACAGCGTGACAAACGGAACCCCTGCTCCGACCAATCGGCGAGCCAACAAAGCGCGTTGACCGAACGAGTTTCGGCCGTAGGCTTCGCGGACCTCGTTGGATTCTTGATGAATGTCGAATGCGGCTTGTGCTTGCGGGCTGCTGATGATCTGCAGACTTTGCTGGTAGAAACGATCCATTGCGACAACGGGGTCGGCAACTGCCGGATCGTTCAAACGCATCATCGTGTCGATACGTTGGCGAATGTCTTGCCGAGATCCAAAGCGGTCCGCCGTCAGTCCGGTCGGGATCGTCACGTCGCGGACGCGAAAGCTGCTGCTGTTGGGATCATCCGGCACGACAAAGGGCGCGTACTGGCTGCCCAAGAAATTGGGGCCACCGGAGCGGGACATGCTCGGCAAAGAAAAATAGGCCGGTATCCCGTGGGGAGCGCCAATTTGTTGCGCCGCGACGCTACCCAAGCTGGGGTGAAAACTGACAAAGGCACCGCATCCGACCGGTATCCTTGGCGGAGCACCGGTCATCATGTAGTGGTTACCGGCACCGTGGTTTCCCTGGTCGTGGCGGATCGAACGTACGATGGCCAAGTCGTCGGACATCGCCGCGAGCTTTTGCATCGGCTGCGAAAAATACACGCCGCTGGTCTGAGTCCGAATCGGTGGAAAGGAGCCGCGGATCTCGACCGGCGCATCGGGTTTGGGGTCAAACGTTTCGTAGTGACTGGGGCCGCCGTCCAACCAAACCAAGATACACGCGTCGGCTTCACGCTCAGAGGGGACCTGCGTGAATGAATCGTTCGCGTGAGCACGCGCTCTCAGCGCGCCTGTCAAGCCGCCGGAGATCAGGCCGCCCAGTCCCAGACGCAGACAATCGCGTCTCGCGATCCCTTCACAATTACGCCAGCTCGTTGCCATTGGATTGCACCTAGTTTTGAATGGAAAATTCAGGTGTATTGAGCATTGCCCACATCAAGTCCTCGATCGCTCCGCGTCGGTTTTCCCCCGCCGTTGCGATCAAGGATTCCGCATACTGTCGCTCGCCCTCGCTGGGGTAGCGTGAATAGACGGCCAAGTAAAGTTCGTCAATGATCTCGGTCGCTGATCGGTCACTCGACGCAAGCTGCGCCACTCGTCCATCATCGTTGGTGATCCGTCCGCTCAACTCGCGAGAATTCATCAAGTGCAGCGTTTGAGTCACGGAGGTATCGGGAATACGTTCACAGGGTGGGTCCTGGTTTTCATTGGGGCGACCAAATGTGTCCAGGAAAACAGAATCCACACGCGTCGTCCAAATTTGATTCGCCTTTGATTGCGTGGGCATCGCCGTGAACGACGTTGGTGTCAGCGTGATGTCGGAAATCGCGTCCGAAAGAATCTCGGCACGCAACCGCTGTCGATAATGACGGGAATGATTCAGCCGGTCCGACGAGTTTGTTTCATTGGGAATCGACGACAGTGCATAGACGTTGGAAAGTGCGATGGTACGCAGCATCTGTTTTTGATCGTAACCGATCTCGCGGAAGTGATCCGCAAGAGCATCCAGCAGTTGTGGATTGCTTGGCGGATTCGTGCTTCGCAAATCATCCACCGGCTCGACCAAGCCGCGTCCCATCATGTGTGCCCACAATCGGTTCACGTGTACTTTCGCAAACAGCGGATTGTCCGTTGTCATCCATTGTGCCAGAGCGACACGAGGGTCATCGTGTTGCGAAAGATCCACGGAACCGAACAAAGGCGTCGGCGTCATGATCTCACCCGATACGGGATGTTTCACGGTGCCGGATTCGGAAGTCCAGATGATCTCTTCTCCGCCCGAGATTGGCGGCGACAGTCCGGTACCGCGATGGGCGACTTTGCCAAAGAACGCGGCGAACTGATAAAAGTCCGCTTGACTGTAGCTTTCGAACGGATGGTGATGGCACTTGGCACATTCCAATCTCACCCCCAGTAGCAACTGACTGACCAAGGTCGCCATCTCATCGGGACTTCGACGGTCTCGGTACAACGTCACGGCACCGTTTCGCCAAGTGCTGCCTCTGGCGGTAACGAGCCGCCGAGCGAACTCATCATGCGATAGGTTTTCGCGAAACTGCTGTCGGATCCAGTTGTCGTAGTTCAAGACGGCTTTGATGCCAACTCGATAGGGATTCGGCCTCAGCAGATCTGCCCATTGATTTGCCCAATGGTCTGCGTACTCTCGTTGAGACAGCAGCCAATCGACCAAGTGTTCTCGCTTACCAGGGTCGGCGGACTCAAGAAACTCGCGGGCTTCCTCCGGACGCGGCAGACGCCCGATCAAATCAGTAAACACTCTGCGCAAGAACACCCACTCCTCGGCCGGCTCGGAGGGTTTGATCCGCAGACTCTGTAGTTTTGCAAACACCAGTTCGTCGATGAACCCGTTGCGTGGCAGATCGTGAAAGACGCTCGCGGGGATTTCTTGTTCACGTGGAATCTGAGCATTTGCCACACAGATGTGGTTCATGTATCGCGCCATGATCGCAGTCTCGCCGGGTAACGAACCTGCCAGCATTCGTCCTGCCGCATCGACCGACACCACGGCGGGATCGTTCGACAAGTACGTCGCCTGAGATGTCACCGTCCGCTGTGATCCATCGCTGTACGTTGCCGTCAGAGACAGCTCGGCGGTTTGACCGCTGGACATCACGAACTCGTCGTTGCCAAGGACGACAGATTCCAAGACGGGCTCGTTGGGCACACTTCGCTTGGCACCTTGCTCGATCCAACGCAGCAACGTCAGATGATCGGATGAGCCTGGTTCGATCTTCACGCCTCCACCATGTGGCACAGTCGCGGTAGCTTTCTGCAGCAATAAGCTTTCATGAGGCGCGGTCAACGAAAGACGCCGCCCGCGTGAACTGCGAACGATCGCGTTGTGATCAAACTCGGAGTCAAAGCCGAGTAGCGAAAGTTGAAACCCGTTTTGCCCACGCTGCTTTCCATGACAGGCACCCGCATTGCATCCTCGCGCGGTCAGGATCGGTTGGATATCGAGCTGAAAGCTGATCGGCTGATGGATCGCGGATGCGAGGGAAACGCTGCCGGGCTCCGCACCATGCGATGAGGAACAGCACCACGTGGCGAAGTTGATCGCTAGAAACCAACATGCAAGAATCGGCCCGCGGGTGGACCATGTTGGCCATCTTGGAGAGGCGGGAGGTTGACTGCACATCAGCAGTTCGGGGGCAGGCGTGAGGCGGGGAGGGGGCGGGATCGAATGATTATAGACGAATCGGGCCCCCAGTGCTGCGCTGTTTGACCCGTAGCCGTTAGGCGTAGGTGGAAGCTGCGTTTGATTCTGCGGTGCAAACCGGATGGTTGCGTCTCCTGCGCCTTCGGCTACGGGTCAAACGGGGTGGTGCAAAGCGGCTGTTTGACCCGTAGCCGTTAGGCGCAGGGGGAAGCTGCGTTTGATTCTGCGGTGCAAACCGGATGGTTGCGTCTCCTACGCCTTCGGCTGCGGGTCAAACGGGGTGGTGCAAAGCGGCTGTTTGACCCGTAGCCGATAGGCGCAGGGGGAAGCTGCGTTTGATTCTGCGGTGCAAACCGGATGGTT from Stieleria varia carries:
- a CDS encoding DUF1501 domain-containing protein, with amino-acid sequence MATSWRNCEGIARRDCLRLGLGGLISGGLTGALRARAHANDSFTQVPSEREADACILVWLDGGPSHYETFDPKPDAPVEIRGSFPPIRTQTSGVYFSQPMQKLAAMSDDLAIVRSIRHDQGNHGAGNHYMMTGAPPRIPVGCGAFVSFHPSLGSVAAQQIGAPHGIPAYFSLPSMSRSGGPNFLGSQYAPFVVPDDPNSSSFRVRDVTIPTGLTADRFGSRQDIRQRIDTMMRLNDPAVADPVVAMDRFYQQSLQIISSPQAQAAFDIHQESNEVREAYGRNSFGQRALLARRLVGAGVPFVTLYHGGWDHHVSIFEELEKKLPPFEATVAALIADLKQTGMLERTLVVVLGEFGRTPKINERGGRDHWSNAMSVMFAGGGVRGGQIVGATDKQGYSAVERVLSPENFVSTIYRKLGIDPGQTMHTPEGRPVHLVSDATPIMELMA
- a CDS encoding DUF1549 and DUF1553 domain-containing protein; this encodes MCSQPPASPRWPTWSTRGPILACWFLAINFATWCCSSSHGAEPGSVSLASAIHQPISFQLDIQPILTARGCNAGACHGKQRGQNGFQLSLLGFDSEFDHNAIVRSSRGRRLSLTAPHESLLLQKATATVPHGGGVKIEPGSSDHLTLLRWIEQGAKRSVPNEPVLESVVLGNDEFVMSSGQTAELSLTATYSDGSQRTVTSQATYLSNDPAVVSVDAAGRMLAGSLPGETAIMARYMNHICVANAQIPREQEIPASVFHDLPRNGFIDELVFAKLQSLRIKPSEPAEEWVFLRRVFTDLIGRLPRPEEAREFLESADPGKREHLVDWLLSQREYADHWANQWADLLRPNPYRVGIKAVLNYDNWIRQQFRENLSHDEFARRLVTARGSTWRNGAVTLYRDRRSPDEMATLVSQLLLGVRLECAKCHHHPFESYSQADFYQFAAFFGKVAHRGTGLSPPISGGEEIIWTSESGTVKHPVSGEIMTPTPLFGSVDLSQHDDPRVALAQWMTTDNPLFAKVHVNRLWAHMMGRGLVEPVDDLRSTNPPSNPQLLDALADHFREIGYDQKQMLRTIALSNVYALSSIPNETNSSDRLNHSRHYRQRLRAEILSDAISDITLTPTSFTAMPTQSKANQIWTTRVDSVFLDTFGRPNENQDPPCERIPDTSVTQTLHLMNSRELSGRITNDDGRVAQLASSDRSATEIIDELYLAVYSRYPSEGERQYAESLIATAGENRRGAIEDLMWAMLNTPEFSIQN
- a CDS encoding serine protease, producing the protein MLGSPISPLNCLISLCVCLSSVVAGEVKLERFFPPVVTLGSDSKLVAEGDLSAWPMDFECDRAEVRITASPDEKNTLTFTTDANAAPGVAWIRVNSQNAISAWTPVLMTSAAVTVESEPNNEIGNAGSLDLPTVVAGRLAKNGDVDSYRIKVTDGQTLVVAAVANEILASPMDAVLQIVDLDGNVLAQSDDDCGLDPLIVHHVGQDTELVIRIFAFPETPNSTIALAGSSSFVYAINVTTGPIVDHGVAASDGRAEVYGWNLPEKVETHVSPATTVSPPTLFVPETLGWTWDRSLVGGPRVCESSNAAAQQVNALPATLFGHISEQAELDRFIVPVVAQKKYWAQVRSYQYGFPLDSHLKIIDRASSEILASNEDLERGRYDAATTFEAKTDGFVEIHVSDRVDGHGDRHFYYLTVEQYQPVFELSVTSDRFVLTKEKPLEIPVTVKRLPGFSGVIEISVEGLPEFVTSEQVKSEPKGGTSKSVQIKLSTTEPIVNVLDFRIIGRQSGDETPTGDQQPVHEKALFRLRPSLPISALSLTGQ